Within the Hippoglossus stenolepis isolate QCI-W04-F060 chromosome 2, HSTE1.2, whole genome shotgun sequence genome, the region taGCCCCCTCACAGCAGTGGTATAATCCAGATTATCTCCCGTCATGTGCAGATGATTAACAGAGTTCACACAGTAACAGTCTGTTAACACAACaccagcttcttcttctctgactttaattcatttataacaatatgttacattttaaatgtttatgctTTGAAGTCTAATTCCTTCTTCCTGTTTATAAAGCCTGTAATAACACGTTGTTCCTCAAGAGGCACAAGTGAGTCCCTGTGAGTCtattttcatcttcttcatcaccatcatcatcatcatcaccatatAATATCATAATCAATAATCATAAGTATTGATCAGTATATTTATCAGTCAGTACCCCCCCCCAGTAGGCAGCTGGTTGCAGATCAGCTGATCGATCAGCTGACTGGAGAACAAAGAGTCTTTATTAACACTAACTAACCTCCAGAGCAGCTGGTTGAAGCTTCAGCTGCGAGTTACCTCAGGTTAGTTAACTCATTATAATGAACACAGTTAACTAGCAGCTCATTAACTAACCAAACTGGAGACCACAGGTTGAAAGTTAGTGACTGATCTGCTGGATAGTGATGAGGTGACCAGTTACCTGAGAGAGTGAGACGTCtgagtgatgaagatgaggagacGTTAGCTGATGAAgagcagctgctggtggagtccgccattttcttcttcttcttcagcttctgTGAAAAATTCAAGTTACTCTGAAACTTTAAAAGGCCGATGTGACGGTACTTTGTGGGCGGGGCTATATGGGGGCGTGTCcacctgtggacacacacacacacacacaaaccctccctctctcttttacagacacacacacattctctctctctctgtttaacacacacaccctctctcttttacagacacacacattctctctctctgtttaacacacacactctctctctctcacacacacacacaccctctctctctctctctctcacacacacactctctcactctctcacacacacactctctctctctcacacacacacaccctctctctctctctctctcactctctcacacaccctctctctttctacacacacacacacacacacacacacacacactctctctctcacacacacacacactctctctctctcacacacacacacaccctctctctctctctctctcacacacacacactctctctctctgtttaacacacacaccctctctctctcacacacacacacactctctctctcactctctcacacacctctctctctctcacacaacacacaccctctctctctctctctctcactctcacacacactctctcacacacacacacacacacacacacacacacacacacacacacacacacacacacacacacacacacacacacacacacacacacacacacacacacacacacacacacacacacacacacacacacggcagcgccctctgctggagaaTGAGGTGAACAGACTCCTGTGATGATCGGTGTCACTGATTTCCGGGGTGAATGTAGCACGTGTTCCGGTGTGACAcgttaataaataataattattattattattggaacTTTACTGTATCACAAACTAATAAAGCTTCTTTCATTTGTTCAGTCCGTTGtttaaataaagaggaaaaagtaaCAGCGCCTCCCATTCGACAATAAAGCGGAAGCGGAACCTATGTGTCGAACTGTTGTTTCACCCGGAGGACTGTGAAGCTCGTGCAGCAGTGTGCGGTagtgttgtgattattattgattattgatttcatATCGATAAACAGGTCGTGATGCAGAACAACTGGTCTCTGATTGGTCCGCTGGAGTGGTTCCGTTACGTCAACAAACAAGTGATGGTGAAGGCGGGAAAAGATGAAGAGCGGCGCGGGTATCTAATCACAGTGGATCCGGTGTCTGCCAGGTAACTGaccaactgactgactgactgaccaacTGACTGACTTGCCAACTGACCAACTAACCGACCAACTGACTGACCGACCGACTGACCGACcaactgactgacacacacacacacacaacaccacacacagtgtacacagacacaaacacagtatatatacatacacacagtacacacacacacacacagtgtacacatcgtacacacagacacaaacacagtatatatacatacacacagtacacacacacacacacacacacatacatacacagaatgtttactttatttaaatcatgttttatagTGAGACTCACACACGTGAGGAGGCGTGTAGTTACCTCTGACTACACtcatgtactgtgtgtactaTGTGTACTGTAACCCTGTACTTCATGTAGTTATTCTGATATTAACATTACGtcttcagaaggtgaaacattTAAAGGAGCTTTTATTCTAACAGGATTTGTTCTCAGTTGTTCagcctcagtttgacatttggTTCTGTCTGAAACCAGATCCAGGTCTGGATCTGACGCTGATCCAGGTCTGGATCTGATGTCTCTCGCTGGTCTTGTCCCTCTTGCAGCCTGGTGTTGGTGGACTTCAGGGAGGACGGCGGGACCTCGGTCCATGTGGTGATGGGTCACGCCGTGGAAGAGGTGCAGGTCCTGCAGGACGCTGACGAGGCGACCATCGAGCGCCTGcgctcctccttcctccccccgAGGACCTGCAGCCTGGACtctgaggagctgctgaggaGAAGGGGCGGAGTCCGGCTCTGGCTCGAGAAGAACCGGGTccctgtggaggaggagggggaggagctgaAGGTGGCAGGGGTCCTGACCATTCGGGCCCCGTACGGACCTGAAGACTGCTCCAGCTCCAACCAGATCATTCTGGACCGCATCCAGAGACTGATCCAGAACCTGATCCAGACTGAGCCCTGAATGCAAACCAGGCCAGGAAATCCACCAATCagatctctgctctgtgtctggaCCAATCAAATTGGACCAGCAGCTCTGAGAGGCCTGAAACCAGTTTGACTCTTTTTGTCCAATTACAACCAGGGAACATTGAGGCCCCACCCCCCCACGTGCTGATgtcatcagtgtgattaaaacGAGAAacgttcaaaataaaagtctgttaTGATGCAAGTTACCTTTGCCTAAAAAAATCAATTACTTaattgtacaaaataaaacagatcgATATGTTCCAGCTGTTTTCTGATCCTGATCCTTAGGtttgatgaaaagaataaaaatctaACTAAGACAATTGATCTGAACTGATCCACACGCAGCTGACTTCCTATTGCATCACTGAGCTTATTACAAATATTGAAGATAAAACCTCAGTTACCATGGAAACGGGTCCTGCCCAGGCCCAGGGTCATTTGATTGGAGGGTTCGTGATCTGGATAACATGAAAACTGAACATGGGACATCATTACAAGAGTCATGTGTCTTatgtgttgtcatggtgacattGTTTCACATCACTGCAGCCAACAGGAAATATGACCCCTCCCCCGACAGAGACATGAGTCATGTTGTGTCGTCATAGAAACACGTTTATTCCCTTGTTTTTAAGAAGCATCATCACGTTACATTATCAGAACCACTTCAGTACCTTTGTGGTCCTGATCCAGTACCTGACGGATCCTGAACCACCAACGCCTAAAACTATGTCCATGTGGGTCTGTGGAGGACcacattacccacaatcctctcTTCACGAGTCTGCTCAACAAAGGTCCCATCAAGTCCCAACAGGTCCCATCAGGTCCCATCAAGTCCCAACAGGTCCCATCAGGTCGCATCAAGTCCCAACAGGTCCCATCAGGTCAGTCCCAACAGGTCCCATTAGGTCTCAGCTCACAGacaagaaacagaaatgaaCTTCTGACCACAGACGAATGTTCAACTAATGTTCTCCAAACGTTCTCTGACGTTCTGCTGGAGGCCACAATCATGTCgtttttcagaataagagcACATGATCAGTCTTGTATTTTGTCTCAGTTTGGACTGGATCAGAGTCCTGATTGGTCGATCAGGTGTGTTGAAATCCATTTTCTACTCTGATCCAATCAGCTGTAGTGTTAACTAACAGAGCTCCGCCCCCACCCAGGTTGTCCAACACCTTCCGCCCACTTGTCCCATCACAGTGCAGGGGGGGTGTCCAGCAAGGGGGCGTGGCTCAGAGACTCCCTCTTGTAAGTCTGGGGGAGTTTGGGGACACTGTGTCGGGGGGGTATTGGGGGTCCATCCAGGGGTACGAGGGGTGGGGAGGAGAGGCATCTTCCTGGAGGCAGGAGTTGGGCTGGGGGTGATGGGGGTGGGCGGAGGAAGGGGGCGAGGAGGTGGTGGGGATGGAActgatggagggtgaggaggtggtggtggaggggaagAAGGCCTGAGGCAGCAGGTCACAGCGAGGCGACCCTGGGGGAGCAGGTGAAGAGGAGAACTAAGGGGCTCCCGAGGAGGCAGCGAGGGGGGGCTGTCAGGGGGGGATGACGATGACAACGATGATGAGTAACGAGGGGGGAGGAGCTTACATGTGGGCTGACGAGGGGGGACGGCGGGGGCTGTCCAGCTTCGACATCATCTGGAGGATGGGGGAGACAGTTGGTCAGTGTGGAGGAAACTGATCAATAAATCTGATCAGAGATCAATTTATCAATAAGTCACATGACCCTTTTATTTACAGATGATGatcagctgattttattttcatctgacgTCTTTAACTTGTCCTCGATGTCCCGTCTCTAACACGTCTGAGTCTCTAACACGTCTGAGTCTCTAACACGTCTGAGTCTCTAACGTGTACGAGTCACATATTTAACATGTCTGAGGCCCGTCTCttacacccccccaccccccaccccgtaaataaattaaaagatatTCAGGTAATTGACGGGCTTGTCCGTAAATTTATCGCTGGGTTTTTCCTTCATATTCACTTGCAAGGCCGACACCGTGCCGCTTCCTCCTGCCGACAGAATTCTAGCACAGTGAAAACTGCTTATCGTGATCACGTTGGTCCTGGGTCAAATGGATCATGATAAGCGGTTGATCACTATAAAAGAATtgcgtagcttctgtatgaaagtcccagaacttgagggaaaaaGTCACGTTGGTCACGTGTAAAGTCAGACTGGGTGAAAACAGACTTTGTAAACCTAGACAACGTATGGAGAGCTGCAGTCGGGTAAAGACAACACAGGTGTGAGCAGGGTCTGAACACACTGTCATGTACCTTGGAGGGGGAGGACTCAGCCGGGGCCGACTCTGGTCGTCTTCGAGgtggaacaggaggaggaacaggagcgTCTTCTGAGCCCCGACTGAAACTCAccatggaggagacagaggacgaCCCTGAGAccagaggacacacagagacaaacactgtcATGATCAACCACAGGTCAGTGAACCTGTACCGTCCACCTGTTCCTAATATTCTGACCCTCAGGTGAATGTTAGGAAAAGCTGGAGCTGCCTTCAGCTGATTGGTTCACAGAACACATGGTGATCTAacagctgatggagacaaaccTGTGCTACGGTAACAACGTGGAAGGATGTGTGAGATGCACCGATCAGATTATTCCTGATCAATAATCTGATCTAATGTCCACAGACGGGTGAGTCAACAGACGGGTGAGTCGTCAGGTGAGTCCACAGGCGGGTGAGTCAACAGGCCGGGTGAGTCATCAGGTGAGTCAACAGCCGGGTGAGTCAACAGCGGGTGAGTCGTCAGGTGAGTCAACAGACGGGTGAGTCGTCAGGTGAGACAACAGGCGGGTGAGACAACAGACGGGTGAGGCGTCAGGTGAGTCAACAGACGGGTGAGTCGTCAGGTGAGTCAACAGACGGGTGAGACGTCAGGTGAGTCAACAGACGGGTGAGACAACAGACGGGTGAGTCGTCAGGTGAGTCAACAGACGGGTGAGTCGTCAGGTGAGTCAACAGACGGGTGAGACGTCAGGTGAGTCAACAGACGGGTGAGTCGTCAGGTGAGTCAACAGACGGGTGAGACGTCAGGTGAGTCAACAGACGGGTGAGTCGTCAGGTGAGTCAACAGACGGGTGAGTCGTCAGGTGAGTCAACAGACGGGTGAGTCGTCAGGTGAGTGAGAGGTGGATACAAGTGATGGACATGTACGGAGAGTCAGGAGGGTCATACTAACGTGGACCATGAGGAAGAGAGAACACAGCAAAGATACTGTCGCAGtctgtgaagagaaaaacactgtgaggAGGGGAGaacacacccccccacccacccccaccccccacgtgcacacacacacacacacgtcaactctgtgattggtcagtgggcgggTCTTACTGGAGTGGAAGGGGCTGCTGGGACCCTGTGGCGAATCAAAGACACTTCCTACGTCAGTGGAGCTGGAGGCGGCAGAGGCAGGGGGCGGGGTCAGGGGGGTGCGGGGGGAGTTGGGGGCAGAGACCGCGACCCCCTCGGCCTCGGAGTCGGGGATGCGGCTGTAGCTGATCTTCCTGGGCTCGTTCTGCAGCGGGGTCGGGTGTCGCATGGTGCCGGGTCTTGCTGAGGTGGGCCGGATCCCGGGAGACTTCAGAGGACACGTGTACTTCTTCACCTGAAGACACAAAGTCGTCCACACGattcactgatgttttcagtttcatgCACACGGGTTTTATTGATCTTTATTTAGTCGAGTGTTCGGAGAAGATTCAGCTTCCTAATTTACTGAgatcaacacaaacacctgaGCGACGAGACTTCAGACTCAACGAATCACCCGAGTTCATCAGGTTCTATTGTTgttacatgtttttgtattaGGGCTGAGCAATTAATGGAAAATGTATCGGAACAgacatttataacctctcacctgctgcatgtcctccctcttCCATCCAGTTCAAACAAGGACAAACAGATACAACAAAAACGATCCGCTCCGGGTTTAACCGTAGATctccataaaacacaaagtcaggACAGTAACAGAAAGAGAAGCGTCCGTGTCTCACTCATAACCGCAGCGTTCCCACATACATGATGTTCAGGGGACAGTATC harbors:
- the gemin6 gene encoding gem-associated protein 6, whose product is MQNNWSLIGPLEWFRYVNKQVMVKAGKDEERRGYLITVDPVSASLVLVDFREDGGTSVHVVMGHAVEEVQVLQDADEATIERLRSSFLPPRTCSLDSEELLRRRGGVRLWLEKNRVPVEEEGEELKVAGVLTIRAPYGPEDCSSSNQIILDRIQRLIQNLIQTEP